From the genome of bacterium:
CCCTTATATTCTTTAAAAACCACATCTTCCGTTCCGTGTTTAACTAAAAAATCCTCCATCTCTTCTTCTTTTTCAATATACTGCTCACTTTTACCGCGTTTAAGTTTATAAAGCGGCGGTTGGGCGATATAAACATAACCATTTTCTAGCAACTGGGGCATTTGACGGTAGAAAAATGTTAGAAGAAGCGTCCGGATATGCGCTCCGTCAACGTCAGCATCAGTCATAATAATTATTTTCCTGTAACGGGCTTTACCCAAGTCAAAATCCTCACTGCCGACACCTGCTCCTATAGCGGCGATCATTACTCTGATCTCTTCACTGCTTAACACCTTATCCAGCCGGGCCTTTTCAACATTAATTATCTTGCCTCTCAAAGGCAATATCGCCTGAAAACGCCGGTCACGGCCTTGTTTGGCACTCCCCCCCGCGGAATCTCCCTCAACAAGATAAATTTCGCATAGTTCCGGATTCCGTTCAGAACAATCCGCCAGTTTACCCGGCAAACTGCCTGAATCCAAGGCGCCTTTCCTTCGGGTCAGATCCCGCGCCTTTCTCGCCGCCTCTCTCGCTTTCGCGGCAAGTTCACATTTTTCTATCACAGCGCGCGCAACCGGAGGATTTTCCTCAAAAAATTCATCCAGCCCGTCATTAACAATAGACTCCACGATACCTTTAACTTCGCTGTTTCCCAATTTCCCTTTGGTCTGCCCTTCAAATTGAGGATTTGTAACTTTAACACTTATAACCGCCGTCAGACCCTCCCTTACATCCTCACCGGAAAGATTTTCTTCCAGTTTTTTTAATAAATCATTTTTCTTCGCGTAACCGTTAATGGCCCTGGTAAGGGCTGATTTAAATCCTACAAGATGCGTCCCGCCTTCCCGGGTATTGATATTGTTCGCAAACGAAAATATATTTTCCGCGTAACCGTCATTATATTGCATGGCAATCTCAACTGATACCCCTTCCTTAACAATCTTCTTGCTCCCTGATTCTTTCTCTCCTTCTCCGATAGCTAAAATTTCTTTTTCTACTTCTTTTTCTCTCTGGAAATAAATAACTTTTTTATGCAATGGATTTTTATTACGGTTAAGATGCTCCACAAATTCCTGGATACCTCCCTTATAACAAAACACACTTACCTTCGGCTCATTACTTTCCCGTTCATCTTTAAGCGTGATCTGTATGCCTTTATTAAGAAACGCGAGCTCCCTTAAACGGTTAGCTAGTGTGTCAAAATTATAAACCAGCGTCTCAAAAACATCCGAGTCCGGTTTAAAAGTAACTTTTGTGCCTTGTTTCTTGGATTTACCGATCTCCTGGACTAACGCGGCCGGTTTTCCTCTTTTGTATTCCTGGAAATACACCTTCCCGTCACGCATCACCTCCACTTCCATCCATTCCGAAAGGGCGTTTACCACTGAAACACCGACTCCATGCAGCCCACCCGCTACTTTATATGCTTCGGAATCAAACTTTCCGCCGGCGTGCAAGACTGTCATGACAATTTCAAGCGCGGACTTCTTATAAGTCTTATGTATATCCACGGGAATACCTCGCCCGTTATCAGTTACCGTAATGCTGTTATCATGATGAATAACAACCTCAATATTGTCGCAAAAACCTGATAACACCTCATCAATACTGTTATCAACCACCTCATAAACCAGATGATGGAGCCCTGTGGCCGCCGTATCACCAATATACATTGCCGGACGTTTACGGACCGCATCCAGTCCTTCCAATATCTGAATCTTATTAGAATCATATTTAGTATTATCTGCCATTTTTTCCCTTATCCTTTATGCAGGGGCAATCATAAGCCCCTACTTTAAATTATAGAATACTTTTTCCCCAGCGAAAACCCCGCTTCCTTTTAATTCAGATTCAATGCGAAGCAATTGGTTATATTTGCACACCCTGTCCGTGCGGCAAAGGGACCCTGTCTTGATCTGGCCGGCATTCAACGCGACAGATAAATCAGCGATAAAGGAATCCTCTGTTTCTCCAGAACGGTGAGAAATGACCGCAGTATATCCCGCTTTTTTGGCCATTTCAACTGCCTCGATTGTTTCAGTAAGCGTCCCGATCTGGTTCACTTTAATTAAAATCGAATT
Proteins encoded in this window:
- the gyrB gene encoding DNA topoisomerase (ATP-hydrolyzing) subunit B, giving the protein MADNTKYDSNKIQILEGLDAVRKRPAMYIGDTAATGLHHLVYEVVDNSIDEVLSGFCDNIEVVIHHDNSITVTDNGRGIPVDIHKTYKKSALEIVMTVLHAGGKFDSEAYKVAGGLHGVGVSVVNALSEWMEVEVMRDGKVYFQEYKRGKPAALVQEIGKSKKQGTKVTFKPDSDVFETLVYNFDTLANRLRELAFLNKGIQITLKDERESNEPKVSVFCYKGGIQEFVEHLNRNKNPLHKKVIYFQREKEVEKEILAIGEGEKESGSKKIVKEGVSVEIAMQYNDGYAENIFSFANNINTREGGTHLVGFKSALTRAINGYAKKNDLLKKLEENLSGEDVREGLTAVISVKVTNPQFEGQTKGKLGNSEVKGIVESIVNDGLDEFFEENPPVARAVIEKCELAAKAREAARKARDLTRRKGALDSGSLPGKLADCSERNPELCEIYLVEGDSAGGSAKQGRDRRFQAILPLRGKIINVEKARLDKVLSSEEIRVMIAAIGAGVGSEDFDLGKARYRKIIIMTDADVDGAHIRTLLLTFFYRQMPQLLENGYVYIAQPPLYKLKRGKSEQYIEKEEEMEDFLVKHGTEDVVFKEYKGKKIREEYTGKKLQDISDILISWKRLQRIIYRKGNTIEEYVELFPFEDELKKHKSNGENGKTDSEEERKIKRAEIVFSPEYKEVKDLYKKLSNLNLVFDDDSVLFQLEREEEIVPVKSIDDILERIKIWGKKGLTIQRYKGLGEMNPEQLWSTTMDPEKRTILQVKLEDVVLTDEIFTILMGDQVEPRREFILKHAAQVRNLDI